The following proteins come from a genomic window of Heyndrickxia acidicola:
- a CDS encoding succinate dehydrogenase cytochrome b558 subunit produces MAGNREFLNRRLHSLLGVVPIGLFMVIHFVVNYSATHGAAAFNKAAENMESLPFVIFLEIILIYLPLLFHAIYGLYIAFTAKNNVSKLGYYRNWMFLLQRVSGVILLIFLAWHVFETRIHVHALTFDVMANILSNPWNVAFYIIGIISATFHFSNGLWSFMVSWGITQSPRSQQISSYVMLVVFLVLSIIGVRAALAFAYPDLFIH; encoded by the coding sequence ATGGCTGGTAATCGCGAATTTTTGAACCGCAGACTGCATTCTTTACTCGGTGTTGTACCAATTGGTTTATTTATGGTCATTCACTTTGTAGTAAACTATAGTGCAACTCACGGAGCGGCGGCTTTTAATAAAGCGGCTGAGAATATGGAGAGTCTTCCATTTGTCATTTTTCTTGAAATCATTTTGATCTATCTTCCATTGCTGTTCCACGCAATATATGGACTTTATATTGCATTTACAGCCAAAAACAATGTTTCGAAGCTTGGTTATTATCGAAATTGGATGTTTTTATTGCAGCGTGTATCTGGAGTAATTCTTCTTATATTCCTTGCATGGCATGTTTTTGAAACACGCATCCACGTACATGCCTTAACCTTCGATGTAATGGCAAACATCCTGAGCAATCCTTGGAATGTTGCATTCTATATAATCGGGATTATCAGTGCTACTTTCCATTTTTCAAACGGATTATGGTCATTTATGGTTAGCTGGGGAATTACACAATCTCCACGTTCACAACAAATCTCGTCTTATGTAATGCTTGTTGTGTTCCTTGTGTTATCTATTATAGGTGTTCGTGCAGCTCTTGCTTTTGCCTATCCGGATTTATTTATTCATTAA
- the sdhA gene encoding succinate dehydrogenase flavoprotein subunit: MSKGKIIVVGGGLAGLMATIKIAEEGKQVDLFSLVPVKRSHSVCAQGGINGAVNTKGEGDSPWLHFDDTIYGGDFLANQPPVKAMCEAAPGIIHLFDRLGVMFNRTPEGLLDFRRFGGTQMHRTAFAGATTGQQLLYALDEQVRRHEVAGLVNKFEGWEFLGIVQDEEGVCRGIMAQNLTTMAIQSFPADAVIMATGGPGIIFGKSTNSIINTGSAASIVYQQGAKYANGEFIQIHPTAIPGDDKLRLMSESARGEGGRVWTYKDGKPWYFLEERYPAYGNLVPRDIATREIFNVCVDMKLGINGENMVYLDLSHKDPHELDVKLGGIIEIYEKFVGEDPHKVPMKIFPAVHYSMGGLWVDYKQQTSIPGLFAAGECDYSQHGANRLGANSLLSAIYGGSVAGPEAVHYVEGLQKGTDAVSSSVFDNAVRHEEEKWNNILSLDGNENAYLLHKELGEWMTDNVTVVRYNDRLQRTDDKILELMERWKKINVNDTGKWSNQGAAFTRQLGNMLQLARVITIGALNRNESRGAHYKPDFPKRNDEEFLKTTIAAYDADTNTPEFSYEEVDVSLIAPRERDYSKKH, translated from the coding sequence ATGAGCAAAGGAAAAATCATTGTTGTCGGCGGTGGACTAGCCGGTTTGATGGCAACAATTAAAATAGCCGAAGAAGGCAAGCAAGTAGATCTATTTTCATTGGTACCAGTTAAGCGTTCTCACTCTGTGTGTGCACAAGGTGGAATTAACGGAGCGGTTAATACAAAGGGTGAAGGCGACTCACCATGGCTCCATTTCGATGATACGATCTATGGCGGAGACTTTTTAGCGAATCAGCCTCCGGTAAAGGCAATGTGTGAAGCAGCACCGGGAATTATTCACTTATTTGACCGTTTAGGTGTTATGTTCAACCGTACACCGGAAGGTCTTCTTGATTTCAGGCGTTTTGGCGGAACTCAAATGCACAGAACAGCTTTTGCGGGTGCGACTACCGGACAACAACTTTTATATGCCTTAGATGAACAGGTTCGAAGACACGAAGTAGCTGGCCTTGTTAATAAATTCGAAGGCTGGGAATTCCTTGGAATTGTTCAGGATGAAGAGGGAGTATGCCGAGGCATTATGGCTCAAAACCTTACAACAATGGCCATCCAATCCTTCCCGGCTGATGCTGTTATTATGGCTACCGGAGGTCCTGGAATTATCTTCGGAAAATCAACAAACTCTATTATTAATACTGGCTCTGCAGCGTCAATCGTGTATCAGCAGGGTGCAAAGTACGCGAATGGTGAATTTATTCAAATTCATCCTACGGCAATTCCCGGGGATGACAAGCTTCGCCTCATGAGTGAATCTGCACGCGGTGAAGGCGGACGCGTATGGACATATAAAGACGGAAAACCTTGGTACTTCCTTGAAGAGCGTTATCCTGCTTACGGAAACCTTGTGCCTCGTGATATCGCAACTCGTGAAATCTTTAATGTATGTGTGGACATGAAGCTGGGCATTAACGGTGAGAACATGGTTTATCTTGATCTTTCTCATAAAGATCCTCATGAGCTTGATGTTAAGCTTGGCGGAATTATTGAAATTTATGAGAAATTCGTCGGCGAAGACCCTCACAAGGTTCCGATGAAAATATTCCCTGCAGTCCATTACTCTATGGGCGGTTTATGGGTAGATTATAAACAGCAAACAAGCATACCTGGATTATTTGCTGCAGGTGAGTGCGACTACTCTCAGCATGGTGCAAACCGTCTTGGTGCAAACTCGCTGCTTTCTGCCATTTATGGAGGAAGTGTTGCCGGTCCTGAAGCTGTTCATTATGTGGAAGGCCTGCAAAAAGGTACTGATGCCGTTTCTTCTTCTGTATTTGACAATGCGGTTAGACATGAAGAGGAAAAATGGAACAACATCCTTTCATTGGATGGAAACGAAAATGCATATCTGCTTCATAAAGAGCTTGGAGAATGGATGACAGACAATGTAACAGTTGTCCGCTACAATGACAGACTTCAGAGGACAGATGACAAAATTCTTGAGCTGATGGAGCGCTGGAAGAAAATTAATGTAAATGATACAGGAAAATGGAGCAATCAGGGAGCTGCATTTACAAGACAGCTTGGCAACATGCTTCAATTAGCCCGTGTTATTACAATTGGTGCCCTTAACCGTAATGAAAGCCGCGGTGCGCACTATAAGCCTGATTTCCCTAAGCGTAACGATGAGGAATTTTT